The DNA segment TAAACCGCAGGGTGAGCTTGTCTGTACAGCAAAATTTCGTTACCGGCAGCCCGATAATGATGTCATTTTACGTTTTATCGACAATATGACCGTATATGTACGCTATCCGCAGCTGGTTAGCTCTGTAACAGCAGGACAAGAGGCGGTATTTTACCTAAACGAGGAATGTCTGGGCGGGGGTGTGATAGAGGATGTGTTCAAGGAAGGAATCAGTCTGCAGCATCGAATCAACAGGAGAGTGGAGCATGAAAAATAACATGAAGCATTTAGCTGTATGGCGTATGCTGATGCTGCTGGTTCATTATTTTGTAGGCTATCTGTATGTATACCGTATCATAGCAACGAAAATTACGCTGGCTGTAGACCCTGACGCAACGATTTTACTGCCCTCCGTACAGCTTGCCATTTATCTGTTTACTGCTAGTGTGGCGATGGCTCTGGCCTGGCCAAGCCTGCAAAATTCCTGGGTGCGGTTTCGGGAGCACACACAGTCCAACCTGAAAATGAGTGCCTATCTGGTTGTTGTGATTTTAGCCGTCAACATGGTGCTTTCTTTGTTGATCGGACTTCTGACACAGACCGGTAACAGTGTCAATCAGGAGGAAATCCGCAATGCAAGCACAGTGCTTCCGCTGATGACGATATTATCGACGTGTGTGTTTGCGCCGATTATTGAGGAAACAGTGTTTCGTGCCGGCGCATTTTCCTGTCTGCGGGGCAAGATGGGCTTTTGGATAGCAGCGCTGATCAGCAGCATTCTGTTTGGCTCCATCCATATCGTGGATTCGCTTCTGGCAGGAAACCTGGTGGATGTAAGCTATCTGCTGGTATATGCCGGAATCGGCATGGTACTGGCTTATGGATATGAGAAAAGCTCTTCCTGCATGGTACCCTGTGTGGTACATGCCGCAAACAATATCATATCCATGCTTTTTATGCTTTTATAATACGATTGCAGAGGTAAGCAAATGGACGAAGAAGATATCATTTTAAAGGCAAAGCATCTGCATACGATTTTTCGCAACGATTCCAATGGATATACCGTTGCGAAATTTGTTACATATGATGCCAATGAAGAGGATTTTACAGCTACCGGATATTTTGGGGAGCTGAATGAGGATGTACTATATAAGCTGCACGGTGATTATGTGGATCATCCACGCTACGGTATGCAGTTTCAGGTGACGGCGTATGAAAAAATGATGCCTAATGATGAAAGCACACTGATCCGTTATTTTTCCAGCTCTCTGTTTCCAGGAATCGGCAGACAGACGGCCAAAGCGATTGTCGATTGTCTGGGTGAGGACGCAATCGAAATCATCAAGGCAGATCATGAGGTGCTGAAGCAGGTAGGCGCCTTGAATGCAAGAAAGCGCGCTTCTATTATTCAGGGGATCATGGAGCATGAGGAGGCGGATGATTCCGTCGTATTTTTTACACGTATGGGAATCAGTGTGAAAACCATCATGAAGATGGAGGCTGCATATGGAAATGAAATGATTTCACTGGTGAAGGAAAATCCTTATCGACTGATTGAGGAAATTGACGGGATTGGATTCAAGACAGCGGATAAGCTGGCAAAGGAGCTGCAGTTTGCGGATGATCATCCTTACCGTATCAAAGCAGTGATTTTATCCTGCGTACTGGATTTGTGTATGGCAAGTGGGGATACGTATACCGGTCTGGAACAGATTCAGAAGCGGTTTCGCAAGGAATATGACGGCTCTGTCGATATAGATGCTTATCTGGAGGAGCTGCAGATGGATCGTCTGATCATGATGGAGGACGGCCGTATCTATCATCATACCCAGTACGATGCACAAAATGGAATCGCCTCCTTTCTGGCGGGCTTTCCTTACCGTGATGCAGAGGAAGAAATCAGCTTTGATCCAGAGGATATTGAGTTGATGGAACAAAAGCTTCATATCCGCTATGAAGAAAAGCAGAAGGAGGCTATTGCCACCTTTTTCAGGGAGCCCTTTCTGATTCTGACAGGAGGCCCGGGTACAGGAAAGACAACGATCGTAAAGGGGATTCTGGATTTATATCAGCGCTATTATCCGTCCGATACGATTGCGCTTTGTGCACCGACCGGAAGAGCTGCAAAGCGTCTGAGCGAGCTGAGCTCCACTGCCGCAACGACAATCCATTCCCTTCTCAAATGGGATTTGGAAACGAATACCTTTCTGGTAAATGATAAGGAGCCGATACAGGCTGATCTGTTAATTATTGATGAGTTTTCCATGGTGGATCAGTGGCTGTTCTACCATCTGCTCAGAGCATGCCGTCTGGTAAAGAAAATCGTTGTAATCGGAGATGAGGATCAGCTGCCAAGTGTAGGCTGCGGCTGTGTGCTGAAGGATCTGATTGAAAGCGCGTGCTTTCCCCTGGTGCGTCTGAATAAGATTTTCCGCCAGAGTGAGGGAAGTGATGTCGTGACACTGGCGCATCAGATTCGAGAAGGACATGCGGACATACTGGAGCATGCTAAGGATATCGCTTTTTTTGAATGTCAGAATTATGAAGTTCGTGACTTAATTTTAAGTGTCGTATCCAATGCGCTGGATAAAGGCTATGATCCGAAGGAAATCCAGGTGCTGGCGCCGATGTATGGTGGAGTGGCGGGTATCGATGCGTTAAATAATGCATTGCAGAAAATGATGAATCCCTCAGATCCGTATAAAAAAGAGCTGAAGGTCGGATACCGCCTCTTTCGTGAGCATGATAAAATACTTCAGCTGAAAAACCAGCCGGAGGATGAGGTGTATAACGGAGATATCGGAGAAATCGTAGAAATCAGCTTCCGTGACGACAATGTACATCAGAAAAACTGTATTACAGCGGATTTTGACGGTATATTTGTAGAGTACAGCGGTGAACAGATTTATAATATCACACATGCCTATGCGACTTCGATTCATAAGGCACAGGGCAGTGAATACGCAATCGTGATCATGCCAATTGTAAAGGATTACCGCTATATGCTGCAGAAGCGTCTGATCTATACCGGTGTAACGCGTGCGAAAAAAAGTCTGGTGCTGCTGGGGGAAAAAGAGGTTTTCCTGCATGCGTTGCAGGTGGAGGACCGCCATATACGAAAAAGCACACTGCAGGAGAAAATAAAGGAAATGATGGGATAAGAAGCCTGTGAGTATCCATACTATCAGTGATAGGAGTGATACTATGAACAAGTGTGTCGTTGCAGCCCTGATGGGACTGGCTGTCGGTATGTATATCGGATACAGTCAGGAGGAAGGCATTGAGGATCTCTGCCGTGAATCTAGAAGGAAAAAGAAAAAGGTTATGAAGAAAATGCATAAGACCTACGATCATTTATGTGATTGTATGGATCTGGATTAACCCCGTTGCGGGTTTTTCTTTTATGAGACTGATGCATTATCTGGATTCTCTGACCCAGCTATGCCGGAAGCTGCTTGTTCCCCTGGCTTTTGCATTACTCCTTGTTTTACTGCTGAAACAGATGCAGCTTTATGACTGGCTGGTGGATATATACAACAGCTGTCTGCCGGTTTTTATGGGTGTGGTCATTGCATTTCTGCTTCAGCCCTTGATTGACCGTCTGCAGCAGCATACTTCCAAAAAAATGGCGGTTATGCTTGTATATATTGGCATCGCACTTCTTCTGGCAGTGTTTGTGATCGGTATGATTCCCATTATCTACCGGCAGGTTATGGATTTCGCTGCAGTGCTTCCGGTATGGATGAAGCACCTGGAGGCCTTTCTTGACCGGTATCATATCGCTATCGGCAATCTGGATACCCTGAAGGAAAAATATTTACAGGAGGGGTATATTATCGTAATCGATTCCCTGCGTAATACGATGAGCACGGCAACTAATTACGGAATTGCATATATAACAGCCTTCTTTATATCGATTGATCTGGATTTCTGGAAGCGGACCGCAAAAAAGGTAATACCGAATCTTCATCAGTTTTCCACCTTTTATCTGACGATGAGCAACATCGTTTATCAGTATCTGGTAGGCACCTTTCTGGATATGCTGTTTATTGTGGTGAGTGTTGGAATTACACTGTATCTCTTAGCCTTTCCCAACGCCTTGCTGTATGCTGTCATACTTGCCTTACTGAATTTATTTCCCTATGTGGGGGCAACCTTCGGACTGATTCTGATTGCGATTGTAGGAGCATTGAGCTATCCGGTGTTTCCTTTTCTGGCCTTTGCCATCGTGTGGACGATCCAGCAGGTAGAATCCAATTTCATACAGCCGATGATTTTTAACCGGACGATGAATGTCCGCCCGATCCTCACCTTTGTTTTCATCTTTATCTCGGAAGCCTTTTTCGGTGTTGTCGGGGTGATTCTCTCTCCTATATTTGCCGCCATTGCCCAGATTGCGTTTCGCAGCTGGCTGCATGCAAAAACAAGTGACAGGGTTGGTGAATGGGAGGATATCTGGCAGGATTTTGATGAAGCGATGCAGCAGGAAGAATATGAATAAAATATTTGCACTGTGTTTTGGTTTTTGTTATAATGATTACGTTCATCAGGACGATGAAAAAGAGGAGTACATCAGGGTAGCCATTGCAGAGAGAAAGCGGCGGGTGAAAGCTTTCATGGTGAACGGTGGAAGCTGCTTTGGAGTTCTGCGCGTATCTGGCGTTAAAAGAGTAAGTGAGTGTGCCTGTGGATATATACACGGGTGAACTGGGATGGTACCGCGTATACTATACGTTCCTGGATTCGGGAGCGTTTTTTTATGCTTATAAGGAGGATACAAACATGAAACAATTAACTGGAAGTCAGATTCGTCAGATGTTTCTGGATTACTTTAAAAGCCAGGGACATATGATTGAGCCAGGAGCAAGCCTGGTGCCTCACAACGATCCAACGCTGCTTTGGATCAATGCCGGTGTTGCGGCTTTGAAAAAGTATTTTGACGGAAGTGAAAAGCCGAAGAATAACCGGATTGCGAATGCACAAAAGTCCATTCGTACCAATGATATTGAGAATGTAGGAAAGACAGCGCGTCACCATACGTTCTTTGAAATGCTTGGTAATTTTTCTATCGGTGATTATTTCAAGGAGGAGGCAATACCGTTTGCCTGGGAGTTTTTGACAAGTCCTGAATGGATTGGTTTTCCAAAGGAGAAGCTGTATGTTTCTGTATATACGGATGATGCGGATGCGTATCGTATCTGGACAGAGGTGTGTAAGGTAGATCCTTCTCACATTTTAAAAACGGACGATAATTTCTGGGAAATCGGTGAAGGGCCGGGCGGACCGGACAGTGAAATCTTCTATGACCGTGGAGAAGCGTATGACCCGCAGGGCCTGGGTGAGCGTCTGTTTTTTGAGGAGCTGGAGAATGATCGCTACATTGAGGTCTGGAATGTTGTATTCTCCCAGTTTGATTGCAAGCCGGAGCTTGACCGTAAAGAATATAAGGAGCTTCCACAGAAAAACATCGATACCGGAATGGGACTGGAGCGTCTGGTTTGTCTGGTACAGGGTGGAGAAACCAATTTCGACACGGATCTGTTTTTACCGATTATTCATGCGACGGAGCAGTATACAAGCCTGCGCTATGCGGATGCCGAAAATAAGATGGCATTTCGTGTTATTGCAGACCATATCCGTACGGTAACCTTTGCTTTGGCGGATGGTGCGCTGTTCTCCAATGAGGGTAGAGGGTATGTGCTGCGCCGTGTGCTGCGCCGCGGTGTGCGTTTTGCGAAGAAGCTGAATATTCAGGGCGCATTTATGTACAAACTGGTTCCGGTGGTCTATGATATCATGAAGGATTATTATCCGTATCTGGAAGAAAAGCTGGACTATATCGCACGGCTGGTAAAGGCGGAAGAGGAACGCTTCCATGCGACGCTGGCAGATGGTGAAAAGTTGCTGCTGCAGGTGATGGAGGAGAAAAAGGACAGTCATGTAATCGACGGAAAGACAGCATTTAAGCTGTATGATACTTATGGCTTTCCGCTGGAGCTGACGGTGGAGATTGCTCAGGAGAGTGGATACAGTATTGATAAGGATGGCTTTGATGCAGAGATGCAGCAGCAAAGAGAGCGCGCACGTGCAGCGCGTGAGGCTGCAGAATCCATGGGAAGTCAGTCCATTGATCTGATGGAATTCACCAGGGAGAGCACCTTTATCGGATATGATGTCCGGCATACCTCAGCTATGGTAATCGCTCTGTTTAAGGACGGTGTCAGGGTGGATGCCATCAGCGATGAGGGGGATGTAATCTTTGATACGACCGTATTCTATGCGGAAAGCGGTGGTCAGGTAGGTGACAGCGGTACACTTCGTGCAGAGGGTGTGCAGGCTGTTGTGAACAATACAACCAAGGCTCCGCATAAGCAGCACCTGTCCCATGTGGTTATCACAGAGGGGGAACTGCGTGTGAAGGATACAGTTACTCTGCAGGTGGATGAGCGCAAACGCGATATCATTACGAGCAATCACTCCTGTACGCATCTGCTGCAGAGTGCGCTGAAGCAGGTTGTGGGAACGCATATCCAGCAGGCAGGAAGCTTTGTCAGCGAGGAATATCTGCGCTTTGACTTTACACATTATGAAAAGGTGAATGAGGAACAGCTGAAGGAAATCGAGCAGCTTGTGAATCAGTATATCAGTGCTCATTATACAGTAAGTAAGGTGGAAATGCCGATTGAGGAAGCAAAGAAAAGCGGGGCAACAGCTTTATTCGATGAAAAATACGGGGATGTCGTCCGGGTTGTTACGATGGGGGATGTATCCAAGGAATTCTGCGGCGGCTGTCATGTGAACAATACGCAGGAAATCGGTGTCTGCAAAATCATCAGCGAAGAAAGCATCGGCTCCGGTATCCGCCGTATCACTGCAAAGACAGGCTATGATGCCTATTATGAATTTGCGAAGGAGGATGCTACGCTGCACAGTATAGCAGCTGATCTGAAGCTGAAGGGAATTTCCAAGGTGGAGGAAAAGGTAGTGCAGCTGCTGGATGAAGCTGCTCAGCTGAAAAAGGAGCTGGCAGCTTTACAGGCTTCCATGTTCGCATTGAAGGCCAATGATCTTGTTCATAAGATGCAGCCGCTCAACAACCGCCAGGTGCTGATCGAGCGTGTGGATGGAGCGGATGCGAAAGCGTTGAAGGATATTGTTTCCAATATCCGCTCACAAAAGGAAAACTGTATCGTATTCCTGGCAGCTGTCAAGGATGACAGGGTTACCTTTGTCGCTGGTGCGGATGCACTTGCAGTACAAAGCGGTATTAAGTGTGGCGATCTGGTGCGTGAGGCTGCTGTTATCTGCGGTGGAAAGGGCGGCGGACGCCCGGATATGGCGCAGTCTGGAGGAAAAGATGCTTCCAAGGTGGAGGAAGCCCTGCATTTAATCA comes from the Erysipelotrichaceae bacterium 66202529 genome and includes:
- a CDS encoding ATP-dependent RecD-like DNA helicase encodes the protein MDEEDIILKAKHLHTIFRNDSNGYTVAKFVTYDANEEDFTATGYFGELNEDVLYKLHGDYVDHPRYGMQFQVTAYEKMMPNDESTLIRYFSSSLFPGIGRQTAKAIVDCLGEDAIEIIKADHEVLKQVGALNARKRASIIQGIMEHEEADDSVVFFTRMGISVKTIMKMEAAYGNEMISLVKENPYRLIEEIDGIGFKTADKLAKELQFADDHPYRIKAVILSCVLDLCMASGDTYTGLEQIQKRFRKEYDGSVDIDAYLEELQMDRLIMMEDGRIYHHTQYDAQNGIASFLAGFPYRDAEEEISFDPEDIELMEQKLHIRYEEKQKEAIATFFREPFLILTGGPGTGKTTIVKGILDLYQRYYPSDTIALCAPTGRAAKRLSELSSTAATTIHSLLKWDLETNTFLVNDKEPIQADLLIIDEFSMVDQWLFYHLLRACRLVKKIVVIGDEDQLPSVGCGCVLKDLIESACFPLVRLNKIFRQSEGSDVVTLAHQIREGHADILEHAKDIAFFECQNYEVRDLILSVVSNALDKGYDPKEIQVLAPMYGGVAGIDALNNALQKMMNPSDPYKKELKVGYRLFREHDKILQLKNQPEDEVYNGDIGEIVEISFRDDNVHQKNCITADFDGIFVEYSGEQIYNITHAYATSIHKAQGSEYAIVIMPIVKDYRYMLQKRLIYTGVTRAKKSLVLLGEKEVFLHALQVEDRHIRKSTLQEKIKEMMG
- the alaS gene encoding alanine--tRNA ligase translates to MKQLTGSQIRQMFLDYFKSQGHMIEPGASLVPHNDPTLLWINAGVAALKKYFDGSEKPKNNRIANAQKSIRTNDIENVGKTARHHTFFEMLGNFSIGDYFKEEAIPFAWEFLTSPEWIGFPKEKLYVSVYTDDADAYRIWTEVCKVDPSHILKTDDNFWEIGEGPGGPDSEIFYDRGEAYDPQGLGERLFFEELENDRYIEVWNVVFSQFDCKPELDRKEYKELPQKNIDTGMGLERLVCLVQGGETNFDTDLFLPIIHATEQYTSLRYADAENKMAFRVIADHIRTVTFALADGALFSNEGRGYVLRRVLRRGVRFAKKLNIQGAFMYKLVPVVYDIMKDYYPYLEEKLDYIARLVKAEEERFHATLADGEKLLLQVMEEKKDSHVIDGKTAFKLYDTYGFPLELTVEIAQESGYSIDKDGFDAEMQQQRERARAAREAAESMGSQSIDLMEFTRESTFIGYDVRHTSAMVIALFKDGVRVDAISDEGDVIFDTTVFYAESGGQVGDSGTLRAEGVQAVVNNTTKAPHKQHLSHVVITEGELRVKDTVTLQVDERKRDIITSNHSCTHLLQSALKQVVGTHIQQAGSFVSEEYLRFDFTHYEKVNEEQLKEIEQLVNQYISAHYTVSKVEMPIEEAKKSGATALFDEKYGDVVRVVTMGDVSKEFCGGCHVNNTQEIGVCKIISEESIGSGIRRITAKTGYDAYYEFAKEDATLHSIAADLKLKGISKVEEKVVQLLDEAAQLKKELAALQASMFALKANDLVHKMQPLNNRQVLIERVDGADAKALKDIVSNIRSQKENCIVFLAAVKDDRVTFVAGADALAVQSGIKCGDLVREAAVICGGKGGGRPDMAQSGGKDASKVEEALHLIKNMLS
- a CDS encoding AI-2E family transporter encodes the protein MRLMHYLDSLTQLCRKLLVPLAFALLLVLLLKQMQLYDWLVDIYNSCLPVFMGVVIAFLLQPLIDRLQQHTSKKMAVMLVYIGIALLLAVFVIGMIPIIYRQVMDFAAVLPVWMKHLEAFLDRYHIAIGNLDTLKEKYLQEGYIIVIDSLRNTMSTATNYGIAYITAFFISIDLDFWKRTAKKVIPNLHQFSTFYLTMSNIVYQYLVGTFLDMLFIVVSVGITLYLLAFPNALLYAVILALLNLFPYVGATFGLILIAIVGALSYPVFPFLAFAIVWTIQQVESNFIQPMIFNRTMNVRPILTFVFIFISEAFFGVVGVILSPIFAAIAQIAFRSWLHAKTSDRVGEWEDIWQDFDEAMQQEEYE
- a CDS encoding CPBP family intramembrane metalloprotease, with the protein product MKNNMKHLAVWRMLMLLVHYFVGYLYVYRIIATKITLAVDPDATILLPSVQLAIYLFTASVAMALAWPSLQNSWVRFREHTQSNLKMSAYLVVVILAVNMVLSLLIGLLTQTGNSVNQEEIRNASTVLPLMTILSTCVFAPIIEETVFRAGAFSCLRGKMGFWIAALISSILFGSIHIVDSLLAGNLVDVSYLLVYAGIGMVLAYGYEKSSSCMVPCVVHAANNIISMLFMLL